The following are encoded together in the Blautia obeum ATCC 29174 genome:
- a CDS encoding XdhC family protein → MRTLFQTIKQQFLEENDLVLASITASSGSTPRGAGSRMLVGKHGRITGTIGGGAVEYRAELMALDILEKKESDEHEFRLNRKDVENIGMICGGDVTVFFQYLDHNDPIVMEIAETAEKSYEERKDFWLICDLHATSGMSLYSPCYGLIGNADVPSSILSSLSAQPFRYRSEDYDLFSEQIGTSGTVYVFGGGHVSQKLVPILASVDFRCVVLDDRPEFTDPALFPGAVETILCDFNHLEQYVSITAADYCCVMTRGHSYDTIVQAQLLATPACYIGVIGSRAKKAAVFRRLIEEYNINEQDLNRIISPIGLEIKAETPAEIAISITGQMIQVRADRKATSK, encoded by the coding sequence ATGAGAACATTATTTCAGACAATAAAACAGCAGTTTCTGGAGGAAAATGACCTCGTACTTGCTTCCATAACAGCTTCATCAGGGTCGACTCCACGAGGTGCCGGCTCCCGCATGCTGGTCGGAAAACACGGCAGAATTACCGGAACTATCGGCGGTGGTGCCGTGGAATACCGTGCTGAACTTATGGCACTGGATATTCTTGAAAAAAAGGAATCCGATGAACACGAATTCCGGCTGAACCGTAAGGATGTCGAAAATATCGGTATGATCTGTGGTGGTGATGTTACCGTCTTTTTCCAGTATCTTGATCATAATGATCCGATTGTTATGGAAATTGCGGAAACTGCTGAAAAATCATATGAGGAACGAAAGGATTTCTGGCTGATCTGCGATCTTCATGCAACATCCGGCATGAGTCTTTACAGCCCTTGTTATGGTCTGATCGGAAATGCTGATGTTCCTTCTTCCATATTATCATCCTTATCTGCACAGCCATTCCGCTATCGCAGTGAAGATTATGATCTGTTTTCTGAGCAGATCGGAACTTCCGGAACTGTCTATGTATTTGGCGGTGGCCATGTTTCACAGAAACTTGTACCGATACTTGCAAGCGTTGATTTTCGCTGTGTTGTCCTGGATGACCGGCCGGAATTTACAGATCCTGCTCTTTTCCCGGGAGCAGTTGAAACAATACTTTGTGATTTCAACCATCTGGAACAGTATGTTTCTATCACAGCTGCTGATTATTGCTGCGTCATGACACGCGGACATTCCTATGATACCATTGTACAGGCACAGCTTCTCGCTACACCTGCATGCTATATAGGCGTCATTGGAAGCCGCGCAAAAAAAGCTGCTGTATTTCGCCGTCTGATTGAAGAATACAACATTAATGAACAAGATTTAAACCGTATCATCTCACCTATAGGACTGGAGATCAAAGCAGAAACACCGGCTGAAATTGCCATCTCCATTACAGGACAGATGATCCAGGTTCGTGCTGACAGAAAGGCTACATCAAAATGA
- a CDS encoding TylF/MycF/NovP-related O-methyltransferase, producing MMAKSVYKTVIFGAGQIGQMTARLLNSPCQLLCFADNDPHKHGSYIGNIPVCSPDAAAALLPDLVILGVLDEERRNSMIKQMENLGYHGPFRDPSVLRMFDARVAVMRLLSEQIYQLDIPGNVAELGVFRGEFSSLISAAFPDRKIHLFDTFEGFSEKDITIEASGNLSRAKTGDFSSTDIDSVLHVMPDPTRTVIHKGWFPDTFSDVRDETFCFVSLDADLYAPTAAALPLFYERLAIGGVLLVHDVYSTQFSGCRKAVGEFCLKNHLFADPVCDLHGSAIIRKL from the coding sequence ATGATGGCAAAATCAGTATATAAAACTGTAATATTTGGTGCCGGGCAAATTGGACAAATGACAGCAAGACTTCTCAACAGTCCCTGCCAGCTCCTGTGCTTTGCTGATAATGACCCCCATAAACACGGATCATATATTGGGAATATTCCAGTCTGTTCTCCGGATGCTGCAGCAGCACTTCTCCCGGATCTGGTCATCCTGGGAGTTCTGGATGAAGAACGGCGTAATTCTATGATAAAACAGATGGAAAACCTGGGTTATCACGGGCCTTTTCGTGATCCCTCCGTCCTTCGCATGTTTGACGCACGGGTTGCTGTTATGCGTCTTTTATCTGAGCAGATCTATCAATTGGATATTCCGGGAAATGTTGCAGAACTGGGTGTTTTCCGAGGTGAATTTTCTTCCCTGATCAGTGCAGCCTTTCCAGACCGAAAAATCCATCTTTTTGATACTTTTGAGGGCTTTTCAGAAAAGGATATCACAATAGAAGCCTCCGGTAATCTGTCCCGCGCCAAAACAGGTGATTTTTCTTCTACTGATATTGACTCTGTTCTTCATGTTATGCCAGATCCTACACGTACTGTGATCCACAAAGGATGGTTTCCAGATACCTTTTCCGATGTTAGAGATGAAACTTTTTGTTTTGTATCTCTGGACGCGGATCTCTATGCTCCAACTGCTGCTGCACTTCCTCTGTTCTATGAACGCCTGGCCATCGGAGGAGTTCTCTTGGTTCACGATGTGTACAGTACACAGTTTTCCGGATGCCGAAAAGCGGTTGGGGAATTCTGTCTGAAAAACCATCTGTTTGCAGATCCTGTATGCGATCTGCATGGAAGCGCAATAATCCGAAAATTATAA
- a CDS encoding ABC transporter substrate-binding protein, which translates to MKKHRQLLALFICLVMSVSLLTGYSETKAATEEPTQSAEQDATQETAETREITDMAGRKVTVPTAENIESVFSAGPVAAIFLYMVVPDKLLGWNYELNDVEKSIILDKYQDLPNFGMGDAVNYEAVIAANPTIAINSGKINDAMVSDCDALSESLGIPVVAVDNELNNSAEAFRFMGELLGVEDHAEELAQYAEQVFTDINVLSDIPEEKKVSVYFGNGEDSLETAPRGSQHAQILDAINAVNVADLELGDGSRVQISAEQLLAWDPDVIVVNGEPKADKSGSSAAEDILSNPDYASLKAVQDQKVYGTPNAPFSWVDRPAGPNRLIGMRWFSALIYPEYIKCDINEEIHKFFDLFYHVDLSDEQLENVLKGTL; encoded by the coding sequence ATGAAAAAGCACAGACAACTTTTGGCTCTGTTTATATGTCTGGTGATGTCAGTCAGTCTTTTAACAGGATATTCTGAGACGAAAGCTGCTACTGAAGAGCCGACGCAGAGTGCGGAGCAGGATGCCACGCAGGAAACTGCTGAAACCCGTGAGATCACAGACATGGCAGGAAGAAAAGTAACTGTCCCAACAGCAGAAAATATTGAATCTGTTTTTTCAGCGGGTCCGGTAGCTGCAATTTTTCTGTATATGGTTGTACCGGATAAGCTTCTTGGGTGGAATTATGAACTGAATGATGTTGAGAAATCTATTATTCTGGACAAATATCAGGATCTTCCTAATTTTGGAATGGGTGATGCTGTCAATTATGAAGCAGTAATTGCTGCCAATCCTACAATTGCTATTAATAGTGGAAAGATTAATGATGCAATGGTTTCTGATTGCGATGCGTTATCAGAAAGCCTTGGAATTCCGGTTGTTGCAGTAGACAACGAGCTTAATAATTCTGCGGAAGCTTTTCGTTTTATGGGCGAACTTCTTGGTGTAGAAGATCATGCAGAAGAGCTTGCCCAGTATGCGGAGCAGGTATTTACTGATATTAATGTACTTTCAGATATTCCAGAAGAAAAGAAAGTCAGTGTATACTTCGGTAATGGAGAGGATTCACTGGAAACTGCACCCAGGGGATCCCAGCATGCACAGATTCTTGATGCCATCAATGCAGTCAATGTTGCAGATCTGGAATTGGGAGATGGATCTCGTGTTCAGATTTCAGCAGAACAGCTTCTTGCATGGGATCCGGATGTGATTGTTGTAAATGGTGAACCAAAGGCAGATAAAAGCGGAAGTTCTGCAGCAGAAGATATCCTGAGCAATCCTGATTATGCTTCATTAAAAGCAGTACAGGACCAAAAGGTTTATGGAACTCCGAATGCACCGTTTAGCTGGGTGGATCGTCCGGCAGGACCAAATCGTCTGATCGGTATGCGATGGTTCTCAGCATTGATTTATCCGGAATATATTAAATGTGATATCAATGAAGAAATACATAAATTTTTCGATCTTTTTTATCATGTTGATCTGTCCGATGAACAGTTGGAAAATGTTCTGAAAGGAACTTTATAA
- a CDS encoding FecCD family ABC transporter permease, giving the protein MNLTANEKNAAAARQRRYVLLLAVMLVLLFIIIVLSFWVGYYPLTPVQVLNAFLSKFGFKGDILPQAVTIFWNIRLPRILSALFIGASLSVAGATYQGMFRNPLVSPDILGVSSGASLGAAFAILNGASNWMIQLSAFAGGVAAVAASYLISRKSAHSQTLSLVLTGTMIMSLCNAGVTMIKYVADPNDVLQQITFWLMGSLTKTTTKSFCWSVLPMIIGLSLIFIFRWQINLLTLDEEEAKSLGINVRKYRLIFIVASTLLSAAAVCLGGLIGWVGLMIPHLARALVGVDYRRLIPASTILGGGYLILVDDISRSLLSMELPLGVVTSIMGAPFFIYLIIKRKERA; this is encoded by the coding sequence ATGAATCTGACAGCTAATGAAAAAAATGCCGCCGCTGCCCGACAAAGACGATATGTTCTGCTGTTGGCGGTTATGCTGGTACTTTTGTTTATCATTATAGTACTCTCATTCTGGGTGGGATATTATCCGCTTACACCAGTGCAGGTACTAAATGCATTTTTATCAAAATTTGGTTTTAAAGGAGATATTTTACCCCAGGCAGTTACTATATTCTGGAATATCCGTCTGCCCCGTATTCTGTCTGCTTTATTTATTGGTGCTTCCCTCTCGGTAGCAGGTGCAACCTATCAGGGAATGTTTCGCAATCCACTGGTATCTCCGGATATCCTTGGAGTTTCTTCCGGTGCAAGTCTCGGAGCTGCTTTTGCAATTTTAAACGGAGCTTCCAACTGGATGATTCAGCTTTCTGCTTTTGCAGGTGGTGTGGCCGCAGTAGCCGCATCCTATCTTATCAGCCGAAAATCCGCACATTCCCAGACCCTCAGTCTTGTTCTGACCGGAACTATGATCATGTCACTCTGCAATGCCGGTGTCACAATGATCAAATATGTGGCAGACCCCAATGATGTTCTCCAGCAAATTACTTTCTGGCTTATGGGCAGCTTAACCAAAACCACAACCAAATCCTTTTGCTGGAGTGTTCTTCCAATGATCATTGGATTAAGTCTGATTTTTATTTTTCGATGGCAGATCAATCTGCTGACTTTGGATGAAGAAGAAGCCAAAAGTTTAGGAATCAATGTGCGTAAATATCGTCTGATTTTTATAGTCGCTTCCACATTACTCAGCGCCGCTGCAGTCTGTCTTGGAGGATTGATCGGATGGGTCGGGCTGATGATCCCCCATCTGGCACGTGCACTGGTTGGTGTTGATTACAGAAGGCTGATACCTGCAAGTACGATCCTTGGCGGCGGATACCTGATACTTGTTGATGATATTTCCCGTTCCCTTTTGTCCATGGAACTTCCACTTGGCGTTGTCACAAGTATCATGGGCGCCCCCTTCTTTATCTATCTTATCATCAAACGAAAGGAGCGCGCGTAA
- a CDS encoding ABC transporter ATP-binding protein, with translation MLLEIENVFGGYGNGDILKGISCSADYGDVLCLLGPNGCGKTTLFRIILGSLPVSNGKIKIAGKNISDFTTKTLANMIAYIPQYHSPVFAYTVLDMVIMGRASHFSAFETPKEPDQEAAFAALEKVNALPLANRKYTSLSGGQRQLVLIARAICQSAKIFIMDEPAANLDYANHQLLMEVISGLANQGYCIIMSTHSPEHPFSVGNKVLLMKSGKVMGFGSPKEIITSETLQSVYDIEMDVITTHDRYGRERTICLPVNSSPKAF, from the coding sequence ATGCTTCTGGAAATTGAAAATGTTTTTGGCGGTTACGGCAATGGTGATATTTTAAAGGGTATCAGCTGCAGCGCAGACTATGGTGATGTGCTTTGTCTGCTTGGCCCTAATGGTTGCGGAAAGACCACTCTGTTCCGCATAATATTAGGTTCCCTTCCTGTTTCTAATGGAAAAATAAAGATAGCCGGAAAAAATATTAGTGACTTTACAACCAAAACACTGGCAAATATGATTGCATATATTCCCCAATATCATTCCCCTGTATTTGCCTATACAGTTCTTGATATGGTAATTATGGGGCGTGCTTCTCATTTCTCCGCATTTGAAACCCCAAAAGAGCCTGATCAGGAAGCAGCTTTTGCTGCCTTGGAGAAAGTAAATGCCCTGCCTCTTGCCAACAGGAAATATACTTCCTTAAGCGGAGGACAAAGGCAATTGGTTTTAATTGCCCGTGCAATCTGTCAGTCTGCAAAAATCTTCATCATGGACGAGCCAGCCGCCAATCTGGATTATGCCAATCATCAGCTTCTCATGGAAGTAATTTCAGGGCTGGCCAATCAGGGCTATTGCATTATTATGTCAACACATAGTCCTGAGCATCCCTTTTCCGTGGGAAACAAAGTTCTTCTCATGAAATCCGGAAAGGTTATGGGATTCGGCTCTCCCAAAGAAATCATTACATCTGAAACCTTACAATCTGTTTACGATATTGAAATGGATGTGATAACTACACACGACCGCTATGGCCGTGAACGAACTATCTGTTTACCGGTAAATAGCTCACCAAAAGCATTTTAG
- a CDS encoding class I SAM-dependent methyltransferase, which translates to MDSILDYFISLQESEPAELPERAIERWNKRADFWEDARKKKEKGDERVISAINYLDSKGLLEKNYDVADIGCGPGRFAAAFAKYVHKVVGLDISDKMVKHGMEHIQNEGLNNAILYTCNFQTLDIDKSGYTHAFDLVFSSMTPAIHNMDGLIKSMEMSRAWCCNITHLDRRNSLREQILQEVFGKQTAPQWNGRWFFSLFNILFLLGYNPETSYEKLHRETWVTPDEQYIDSLMEHMLPSEEYTQENANKIMQWIQSHLNKDGQIKEITDSTYGRILWDVRHKTIRPDYRTIIK; encoded by the coding sequence ATGGACTCTATATTGGATTATTTTATTTCTCTGCAGGAATCTGAGCCTGCAGAATTACCTGAGCGGGCTATAGAAAGATGGAATAAACGTGCAGACTTTTGGGAAGACGCACGCAAAAAGAAAGAAAAAGGTGATGAACGTGTCATCAGCGCAATAAACTACCTGGATTCCAAAGGACTTCTTGAAAAAAATTATGATGTCGCAGATATTGGATGCGGTCCCGGACGGTTTGCTGCTGCATTTGCCAAATATGTACACAAAGTAGTGGGGCTGGATATTTCTGATAAAATGGTTAAACACGGAATGGAACATATCCAAAATGAAGGCTTAAATAACGCTATACTCTATACATGTAATTTTCAGACATTAGATATTGATAAATCGGGGTATACGCATGCATTTGATTTGGTATTCAGTTCCATGACACCTGCAATCCACAATATGGACGGACTGATAAAATCTATGGAAATGAGCAGGGCATGGTGCTGTAATATCACGCATCTTGACAGACGAAATTCACTCAGGGAACAGATCTTACAGGAAGTATTTGGCAAACAAACAGCACCCCAATGGAATGGGCGATGGTTTTTCTCTCTTTTCAATATATTATTTCTGCTTGGATATAATCCTGAAACAAGCTATGAAAAACTCCATCGTGAAACCTGGGTAACTCCGGATGAACAATATATTGATTCCCTCATGGAGCACATGCTTCCTTCTGAAGAATATACACAGGAAAATGCAAATAAAATCATGCAATGGATTCAATCTCACTTAAACAAAGATGGGCAGATCAAGGAAATAACTGATTCCACTTATGGAAGAATTCTCTGGGATGTTCGACACAAAACAATACGCCCTGACTATAGAACTATTATAAAATGA
- a CDS encoding nucleoside-triphosphatase: MTQHIFLTGKKHIGKSTLIQKILDDYKKTSDGFLTVRTKNYLKDQYSVHMYHLKEKELPNKSNLLFLCGKTDEHTADTFDRLGCNILSMCSDCSLIVMDELGPHEADAALFRRKILNLLDGQTPILGVLQEPAESFWPEIVNHPKVEIIIISEDNRNDCSLLNHIQYKISSP, translated from the coding sequence ATGACTCAACATATATTTTTAACTGGTAAAAAACACATTGGAAAATCTACATTGATCCAAAAGATATTAGATGATTATAAGAAAACCTCTGATGGATTCCTGACTGTCCGCACAAAAAACTATCTGAAGGATCAGTATTCAGTTCATATGTACCATCTAAAAGAGAAGGAGCTCCCAAACAAATCTAATCTTTTGTTTTTATGCGGAAAAACAGATGAACACACTGCCGATACCTTTGATCGCCTTGGATGCAATATTCTTTCCATGTGTTCTGACTGCTCTTTAATTGTTATGGATGAGCTTGGTCCACATGAAGCAGACGCAGCTTTATTTCGGAGAAAAATCCTAAACCTTTTGGATGGGCAGACTCCCATTTTAGGGGTATTGCAAGAACCTGCAGAATCTTTCTGGCCTGAAATCGTAAATCACCCAAAGGTAGAAATCATTATAATTTCTGAAGACAATCGAAATGATTGCTCTTTACTTAATCACATTCAATATAAAATCTCATCTCCTTAA
- the rlmD gene encoding 23S rRNA (uracil(1939)-C(5))-methyltransferase RlmD, with the protein MAEKKTGKKFVQKPKFRNEKKYKTDKTEVKKYNTFGKKKAEKKIVVKSEKSLCPVHGKCGGCQLLDMPYEKQLKQKQKQVNKLLKPYCNTEKIIGMENPFHYRNKVHAVFGHRKDGTVISGIYQQGTHFIVPVDECLIEDKRADAIIRDIRDLLKSFKIKTYNEDTGYGLFRHVLVRTGHHSGQVMVVFVVGSPILPSKNNFVKALRKLHPEITTIILNVNNQKTSMILGEKETVLYGKGYIEDELCGHIFRISSKSFYQVNTAQTEKLYTKAIELAGLTGKERVIDAYCGIGTIGLIASDKAKEVISVELNPDAVKDAIVNAKRNGIKNVHFYQNDAGVFMRQMADEGESADVVFMDPPRSGSDEKFLSSVVTLNPKRVVYVSCDPTTLARDLKYLTKHGYSAVTAVPVDMFPATEHVETVCLLSRKAQ; encoded by the coding sequence ATGGCAGAGAAAAAAACAGGAAAAAAATTTGTTCAGAAACCGAAGTTTAGGAACGAGAAAAAATATAAAACAGATAAAACAGAAGTTAAGAAATATAACACTTTCGGGAAAAAAAAGGCAGAGAAAAAAATTGTTGTAAAATCAGAGAAATCACTTTGTCCGGTACATGGAAAATGTGGTGGATGTCAGCTTCTGGATATGCCATATGAGAAGCAGTTGAAACAGAAGCAGAAGCAGGTAAATAAACTTCTGAAGCCATACTGCAATACAGAGAAGATCATTGGAATGGAAAATCCGTTCCATTATAGAAATAAAGTACATGCAGTATTCGGACATCGGAAGGATGGTACTGTGATTTCCGGAATTTATCAGCAGGGAACACATTTTATTGTACCGGTAGATGAATGTCTGATTGAAGATAAACGTGCAGATGCGATCATCCGTGATATTCGTGATCTTTTGAAATCTTTTAAGATCAAAACGTATAATGAGGATACTGGCTATGGTTTGTTCCGCCATGTACTGGTGCGAACCGGACATCACAGTGGACAGGTGATGGTAGTGTTTGTAGTGGGATCACCAATCCTGCCATCCAAGAATAACTTTGTTAAGGCACTTCGGAAACTTCATCCAGAGATCACGACGATCATTCTGAACGTAAATAATCAGAAGACGAGCATGATCCTCGGAGAAAAAGAAACAGTACTGTATGGTAAAGGGTATATTGAAGATGAACTTTGTGGACATATATTCCGTATTTCATCCAAATCTTTCTATCAGGTAAATACAGCCCAGACAGAGAAACTTTATACAAAGGCAATCGAACTTGCTGGTCTTACAGGCAAAGAAAGAGTGATCGATGCATACTGTGGAATCGGAACAATTGGCTTGATTGCCAGTGATAAAGCGAAGGAAGTTATCAGTGTGGAACTGAATCCGGATGCAGTAAAAGATGCAATTGTGAATGCGAAACGTAATGGAATTAAAAATGTGCATTTTTATCAGAATGATGCTGGTGTATTTATGCGTCAGATGGCAGATGAGGGAGAAAGTGCAGATGTTGTATTTATGGATCCACCACGAAGCGGCAGTGATGAGAAGTTCCTGTCATCGGTTGTGACATTGAATCCCAAACGCGTTGTTTACGTATCCTGTGATCCGACCACGCTTGCCCGTGACCTTAAATATCTGACCAAACACGGATACAGCGCCGTTACTGCCGTACCGGTTGATATGTTCCCTGCGACGGAACATGTGGAGACGGTCTGCCTTCTGTCAAGAAAAGCCCAATAA
- a CDS encoding radical SAM protein yields MDVTDKIRPWMKECRLCPRNCGADRMAGQKGFCGTDTEIMVARAALHMWEEPCISGKEGSGAVFFSGCSLGCNFCQNRRISRGQRGKKITQEHLVELFFQLQEQGANNINLVTAGHFLPQVAVALEMAKEQGLHIPVVYNSSGYEKAKTLKMLDGLVDIYLPDFKYMDAVLAKKYSHAQDYPEIAKEALSEMVRQVGEAEFDSRGMMKKGVIVRQLLLPGHVKDAKNVLKYLYETYGDRIYISMMNQYTPMPAMKDDPQLSRKVTDREYERLIDYAISLGLKNGFMQEGETAKESFIPEFDGEGV; encoded by the coding sequence ATGGATGTAACAGATAAAATCAGACCATGGATGAAAGAATGCCGACTATGCCCACGTAACTGTGGTGCAGATCGTATGGCCGGTCAGAAGGGATTCTGTGGTACAGATACAGAGATCATGGTTGCAAGGGCTGCTCTCCATATGTGGGAGGAGCCCTGCATTTCCGGGAAAGAGGGATCAGGAGCTGTATTTTTTTCCGGATGTTCGCTGGGATGCAATTTCTGTCAGAACAGAAGAATATCCAGGGGCCAGAGGGGAAAGAAGATTACACAGGAACACCTGGTAGAACTTTTTTTTCAATTGCAGGAGCAGGGGGCAAATAATATTAATCTGGTAACGGCAGGACATTTTTTACCACAAGTTGCTGTTGCTTTGGAAATGGCGAAAGAACAGGGATTACATATTCCGGTTGTGTACAACAGCAGCGGTTATGAAAAAGCGAAGACTCTAAAAATGCTGGACGGGTTGGTAGATATTTATCTCCCAGATTTCAAATACATGGATGCAGTTTTGGCAAAAAAATATTCTCATGCGCAGGACTATCCGGAAATTGCAAAAGAAGCCCTGAGTGAAATGGTCCGACAGGTTGGGGAAGCAGAATTTGACAGTCGTGGTATGATGAAAAAAGGAGTAATCGTCCGTCAGTTGTTATTACCGGGCCATGTAAAAGATGCAAAGAATGTGTTAAAATATCTCTATGAGACTTATGGTGACAGGATCTATATCAGTATGATGAATCAGTATACGCCGATGCCAGCGATGAAGGATGATCCGCAGTTATCAAGAAAAGTAACGGACAGAGAGTATGAACGATTGATTGATTATGCGATTTCACTTGGACTGAAGAATGGATTTATGCAGGAAGGTGAAACAGCAAAAGAAAGTTTTATACCGGAATTTGATGGAGAGGGAGTATAA
- the ilvB gene encoding biosynthetic-type acetolactate synthase large subunit — MRQISGNKLLVKALKEEGVTTLFGYPGACTIDISDELYRQSGIDIILPRHEQALVHEADAYARTTGKVGVCLVTSGPGATNLVTGLATANYDSVPLVCFTGQVARHLIGNDAFQEVDIVGITRSITKYGVTVRNREDLGRIIKEAFYIARAGRPGPVLIDLPKDVMAELGSAEYPKTVNIRGYKPNTSVHMGQLKKALKMLQKAKKPLFLAGGGVNIANANEIFTSVVEKTQVPVVTTVMGRGAISTKHPLFIGNLGMHGAYAANMAVTNCDLLFSIGTRFNDRITGKLHEFAPNAQIVHIDIDTASISRNIHVDVPIVADAKEAITKMAEYVTECNTKKWRTEIDIWKNEHPLSMKNRPLMGPLDIFNEINKQFDKAIIVTDVGQHQMLTSQFVDITENRKLIMSGGLGTMGYGLPGAIGAQIGNPGVPVISISGDGGMQMNIQELATAVLEELPIINCIFNNTYLGMVRQWQKLFYGKRYSMTNLRSGALSRRTNGEEYPKYTPDFIKLAESYGAKGIRVTKREEIAAAFEEARKSTKVPTVIEFIIDPEEMVYPMVKPGGTLADLIMDC; from the coding sequence TTGAGACAGATTTCAGGAAATAAATTACTGGTAAAAGCCTTAAAAGAAGAAGGTGTCACTACTTTATTTGGCTATCCAGGTGCATGTACCATTGATATCAGTGATGAATTATACAGACAGAGCGGGATCGATATCATCCTGCCAAGACACGAACAGGCTCTGGTGCATGAAGCTGATGCTTATGCAAGAACGACCGGTAAAGTCGGTGTCTGTCTTGTAACCAGCGGTCCCGGAGCTACCAACCTTGTTACCGGACTGGCTACTGCAAACTATGACAGTGTTCCCCTTGTATGTTTCACCGGACAGGTTGCAAGACATCTGATCGGAAATGATGCATTCCAGGAAGTAGATATCGTTGGTATCACACGAAGCATTACCAAATATGGTGTTACCGTCCGTAATCGTGAAGATCTCGGTCGCATTATCAAAGAAGCTTTTTATATTGCAAGAGCCGGTCGTCCGGGTCCTGTCCTCATCGATCTTCCAAAAGATGTTATGGCAGAACTTGGCAGCGCCGAGTATCCAAAAACTGTAAATATCCGTGGCTACAAACCAAATACCAGTGTACATATGGGCCAGCTCAAAAAAGCCCTGAAGATGCTTCAAAAGGCAAAAAAGCCTCTGTTCCTGGCAGGTGGCGGTGTCAATATTGCAAATGCAAATGAAATTTTTACTTCTGTAGTTGAAAAAACTCAGGTTCCTGTCGTAACTACAGTCATGGGCCGCGGTGCTATCTCTACGAAGCATCCTCTTTTTATCGGAAACCTCGGAATGCACGGTGCATATGCAGCAAATATGGCAGTTACCAACTGTGATCTGCTTTTCTCTATCGGTACACGTTTTAACGACCGTATCACAGGTAAACTTCATGAATTTGCTCCAAATGCACAGATTGTCCATATCGACATTGATACGGCTTCCATTTCCAGAAATATTCATGTAGATGTTCCGATTGTTGCCGATGCAAAAGAAGCCATCACTAAAATGGCCGAATATGTAACAGAATGCAATACGAAAAAATGGCGTACAGAAATTGACATATGGAAAAATGAACATCCACTTTCCATGAAAAATCGTCCTCTGATGGGACCTCTTGATATTTTCAATGAGATCAATAAACAATTCGACAAGGCAATCATCGTTACAGATGTCGGACAGCATCAGATGCTTACCTCCCAGTTCGTTGATATTACTGAAAACCGCAAGCTTATCATGTCCGGTGGACTTGGAACCATGGGCTATGGCCTTCCGGGTGCGATCGGTGCTCAGATTGGTAATCCGGGTGTTCCGGTTATTTCAATCTCCGGCGACGGTGGTATGCAGATGAATATTCAGGAGCTGGCAACGGCAGTACTCGAAGAACTGCCGATCATCAATTGTATCTTTAATAATACTTATCTTGGAATGGTTCGTCAGTGGCAGAAACTTTTCTACGGAAAACGCTACTCCATGACCAATTTAAGATCCGGTGCACTGTCCCGTCGTACTAACGGGGAAGAATATCCGAAATATACTCCGGACTTTATTAAGCTTGCTGAAAGTTACGGTGCCAAAGGAATCCGTGTAACGAAACGTGAGGAAATCGCAGCAGCTTTTGAAGAAGCTCGCAAAAGTACCAAAGTACCTACCGTGATTGAATTTATCATTGATCCAGAAGAAATGGTGTATCCAATGGTCAAGCCAGGTGGTACACTCGCTGATCTGATCATGGATTGTTAG